The following are from one region of the Paenibacillus sp. KS-LC4 genome:
- a CDS encoding four-carbon acid sugar kinase family protein → MDRGEFTLKPDDGATSDTGGKLPYSADTMGEIGQQQEEAYSVSHGYRLPEAQRLLSYYGDDFTGSTDVLEALFRAGLRAALFLETPSEQLLASKFADIEAIGVAGIGRSLTPDEAERELRPVLEQLRKIGAAVTHYKICSTFDSSAEVGSIGKAAEIGRSVFGAGYVPVLAGVPYLGRYTLFGNHFAAAGEETYRLDRHPTMSRHPITPMAEADLRKHLSEQTELKMALMDILALEGAESEVGERLAELVERERPDLVLFDVLDEARLAAAGKLIWAEAQQRDGLFAIGSSGVEYALGACWRQLGLLPPQPELSTAQAAEVERLLVVSGSCSPVTEQQIKAAQAAGFAGIRVPAEELLDGRKGAAARQQLLNEAREKLAEGRSLLLYSAEGVDDPSISRFRDKLAEQGYGPEQSSRLLGALLGALARELILDEQLTRIVIAGGDTSGYVTRSLGIYALECVAALTPGAPLCRAFSEESALDGLELVLKGGQIGERDFFTRMKQGRAAYAN, encoded by the coding sequence ATGGACAGAGGGGAATTCACGCTAAAGCCAGACGATGGTGCAACAAGCGACACCGGTGGAAAGCTGCCATATAGCGCAGATACTATGGGGGAGATCGGGCAGCAGCAAGAGGAAGCATACTCGGTTAGCCACGGTTATCGGCTCCCGGAAGCGCAGCGCCTGCTCAGCTACTATGGCGACGATTTCACAGGCTCAACCGATGTGCTGGAGGCGTTGTTCCGAGCTGGACTTCGGGCTGCGTTATTTCTAGAGACTCCTAGCGAGCAGCTGCTTGCCAGCAAGTTTGCAGATATAGAAGCCATAGGAGTAGCGGGCATTGGTCGTTCGCTAACCCCAGATGAGGCGGAGCGCGAGCTGCGTCCGGTACTGGAGCAGCTGCGGAAAATAGGGGCAGCTGTTACGCATTACAAAATATGCTCTACATTCGATTCCTCCGCTGAAGTTGGCAGCATCGGCAAGGCAGCGGAAATAGGCCGTTCCGTGTTTGGTGCTGGTTATGTTCCAGTGCTGGCAGGGGTTCCTTATTTAGGGCGTTATACATTGTTCGGCAACCATTTTGCGGCGGCGGGCGAGGAGACGTACCGGCTTGATCGCCATCCAACGATGTCGCGCCATCCGATCACACCAATGGCAGAAGCGGATTTGCGCAAGCATTTGTCGGAGCAAACGGAATTAAAGATGGCGCTGATGGATATTTTGGCGCTGGAAGGAGCCGAGTCTGAAGTGGGCGAAAGGCTGGCTGAGCTTGTAGAGCGGGAGCGGCCTGATCTCGTGCTGTTTGATGTGCTTGACGAAGCAAGACTGGCGGCGGCTGGAAAGCTGATTTGGGCGGAGGCCCAGCAGCGCGACGGCTTATTTGCCATTGGCTCCTCTGGCGTGGAGTATGCGCTTGGAGCCTGTTGGCGGCAGCTTGGCTTGCTGCCGCCGCAGCCAGAGCTTAGTACTGCTCAAGCAGCAGAGGTTGAACGTCTGCTCGTTGTGTCGGGTAGCTGCTCGCCGGTTACGGAGCAGCAAATTAAGGCTGCGCAGGCAGCGGGTTTTGCGGGCATTCGGGTGCCGGCAGAGGAGCTGCTGGACGGAAGGAAAGGAGCGGCTGCCCGGCAGCAGCTGCTGAATGAGGCTCGGGAAAAGCTTGCCGAAGGGCGCAGTCTGCTGCTTTATTCAGCGGAAGGTGTAGACGATCCAAGCATTTCGCGTTTCCGTGACAAGCTTGCTGAGCAGGGCTATGGACCTGAGCAAAGCAGCCGCCTGTTGGGCGCTTTGCTTGGAGCGCTGGCGCGTGAGCTGATCCTTGATGAACAGCTGACACGCATCGTCATCGCTGGTGGGGATACGTCTGGATATGTGACGCGCAGCTTAGGCATTTATGCGCTGGAATGCGTGGCTGCGCTGACGCCAGGGGCGCCGCTATGCCGAGCCTTCTCAGAGGAGTCCGCGCTGGATGGGCTGGAGCTAGTGCTGAAGGGTGGGCAAATCGGCGAGCGGGATTTTTTCACCCGCATGAAGCAAGGGAGGGCGGCTTATGCCAATTGA
- a CDS encoding ribulose-bisphosphate carboxylase large subunit family protein: MEQERVTAVYLIETPYTLERAAEVIAGEQSTGTFTAVPGETDQLKERHGARIEQIVELPSVSSPSLPGSKTPPGHDGFYRRGEVTVSFPMHNFGPSIPNLMSAIAGNLFELQELSGLRLVDLELPEAFAARYPGPRFGIAGTRELTGVYDRPIMGTIVKPSIGLPMADLQQMIMDVSAAGLDFIKDDELNANGTYAPLAQRVSAVMDAVNRAADATGKKIMYAFNITGDIDEMERGHELVVKAGGNCVMVSIMSVGLTGLAHLSKYSEVPIHGHRNQWGMMTRCPLLGFAFPAYQKLCRLAGADHLHVNGLDSKFYESNSSVVSSIRACLKPMYNGFGTMPVVSSAQWAGTAPATYEATSTVDVMHLAGGGILAHPGGAAAGFASMKQGWEAAVQGVPLAEYAKRHPELQQAIAKYGKG; the protein is encoded by the coding sequence ATGGAGCAAGAAAGAGTAACGGCCGTCTATTTGATAGAAACACCCTATACGCTGGAGCGTGCTGCCGAGGTCATTGCTGGCGAGCAGTCGACGGGCACCTTTACAGCAGTGCCAGGAGAGACGGACCAGCTGAAAGAGCGGCACGGGGCGCGAATTGAACAAATTGTCGAGCTTCCGTCTGTGTCCTCACCGTCGCTGCCTGGCTCCAAAACGCCGCCCGGGCATGATGGCTTTTATAGACGCGGCGAGGTAACAGTATCCTTTCCGATGCACAATTTTGGCCCGTCTATTCCGAATTTAATGTCTGCTATTGCGGGCAATTTGTTCGAGCTGCAAGAATTGTCCGGGCTGCGGCTAGTTGATTTGGAGCTGCCCGAAGCGTTCGCAGCACGGTACCCCGGCCCGAGGTTTGGTATCGCGGGTACACGGGAGCTAACCGGCGTGTATGATCGACCGATTATGGGGACGATTGTCAAGCCGAGCATCGGGCTTCCGATGGCTGATTTGCAGCAGATGATTATGGACGTATCGGCAGCCGGTCTTGATTTTATAAAGGATGATGAACTGAATGCAAATGGGACCTACGCCCCTCTGGCACAGCGGGTGAGTGCGGTCATGGATGCCGTCAACCGAGCGGCTGATGCCACGGGTAAAAAAATCATGTACGCCTTCAATATTACGGGGGACATTGATGAAATGGAGCGTGGGCATGAGCTCGTCGTTAAGGCAGGCGGCAACTGTGTCATGGTCAGCATAATGAGCGTCGGACTGACGGGACTTGCCCATTTGAGCAAATATAGCGAGGTTCCGATTCACGGCCACCGCAATCAGTGGGGCATGATGACGCGCTGTCCGCTGCTGGGCTTCGCTTTTCCAGCCTATCAGAAGCTCTGCCGTCTGGCAGGAGCCGACCATCTGCATGTGAACGGTTTAGACAGCAAATTTTATGAAAGCAACAGCTCGGTCGTAAGCTCTATTCGTGCATGCTTGAAGCCTATGTACAATGGCTTTGGGACAATGCCTGTCGTATCCTCGGCACAATGGGCGGGAACGGCTCCGGCTACTTATGAAGCCACAAGCACGGTAGATGTGATGCATTTGGCAGGCGGCGGCATTTTGGCTCATCCGGGCGGGGCAGCGGCTGGCTTTGCAAGCATGAAGCAGGGCTGGGAGGCAGCCGTTCAAGGCGTTCCGCTCGCTGAGTATGCAAAGCGGCATCCAGAGCTGCAGCAGGCTATAGCAAAATACGGGAAGGGCTGA
- a CDS encoding aspartate/glutamate racemase family protein gives MTTVVAVYTGQGLADPLKAVFQEVLPGVRLVNIIDDSLIGDVVKAGHIPAGVSKRLTQYFQHGEELGADLILNTCSSVGEVADTAKGQLSVPLVKIDEAMTAKAVAEYDAIAVLATLPSTLEPTMRFLAKQAEAIGKEVTVLNGLAAGAFDALVGGNPAKHDRILLETALAVSDKADVIVLAQGSMARMEGAVREATGKPVLSSPRLAVEQIKELLAERGLL, from the coding sequence ATGACAACGGTAGTTGCGGTTTATACCGGACAAGGGCTTGCTGATCCGCTAAAGGCTGTGTTTCAGGAAGTGCTGCCAGGTGTGCGGCTTGTCAACATTATAGATGACAGCCTGATTGGCGATGTCGTCAAGGCAGGGCATATACCGGCTGGAGTGAGCAAGCGGCTAACGCAATATTTTCAGCATGGGGAGGAGCTGGGAGCAGATCTTATTCTGAATACTTGCTCCTCCGTCGGCGAAGTGGCTGATACTGCGAAGGGACAATTGAGTGTGCCGCTCGTTAAAATTGACGAGGCAATGACCGCCAAGGCGGTAGCCGAATACGACGCGATTGCAGTGCTGGCCACACTGCCTTCAACGCTTGAGCCGACGATGCGTTTTTTGGCGAAGCAGGCGGAAGCCATTGGCAAAGAGGTCACCGTCTTGAACGGGCTCGCAGCCGGAGCCTTCGACGCTCTGGTCGGAGGGAATCCGGCAAAGCATGACCGCATTTTGCTGGAAACGGCGCTTGCGGTCAGCGATAAAGCGGATGTTATCGTATTGGCCCAAGGATCAATGGCGCGAATGGAGGGGGCCGTACGAGAGGCGACAGGCAAGCCGGTATTATCGAGTCCGCGGCTTGCGGTCGAGCAAATTAAGGAGCTGCTGGCAGAGCGAGGCTTGCTGTAG